CTCCATTGCCAAACGGGTATTCGTTCCCAGAAGGGGGAGGGTAGAGCCTTTCCGGGCGGAACTGGGGGAGGTAGTGGACCCAGAATCGGGCGAGGTGATCGATATCGCCCTTCTCACCTATTTCAAAGCACCCCGTTCCTACACCAAAGAGGATGTAGTCGAGATAAGTGCTCATGGGAGCCCGGTCGTCCTCCGAGAGATCCTCTCTCTTTTGATTAGGGAGGGGGCACGACTCGCCCAGCCCGGCGAATTCACCTACCGTGCCTTTATAAATGGGAGGCTCGATCTCCTCCAGGCGGAGGCGGTAGCCGACCTCATTTCCGCCACCACGAAGAAACAGGCGAAATCAGCCTTAGCCAAACTATCGGGTGAGCTTTCATCGCGCATAAGAGAGGTGGATGAGCTTATGCTCGATCTCATCGCCCGAGCGGAAGCGTCCCTTGACTTCTCCGAGGAGGAGGATGAATTTATAACCCAGAAGGAGCTTTTGGAAGGGCTTCGTCTTCTTGCTCGTCGGGTAAGGGAACTCAAGGAGGCGATGAGCCGGGGTCGACTTCTCAAGGAGGGGATAGCCCTTGCCATAATCGGGCGCCCCAATGTCGGCAAGTCCAGCATTTTCAATAGGTTAGTCGAAAAGGAGCGGGCGATAGTTACCGAGATCCCCGGCACCACCCGTGATGCCTTGGCGGAGGAGGCGGAGATAGAGGGAATCCCCATAAGGTTTGTCGATACCGCTGGCATTGCCTCTCCCCGCAACCGGCTCGACGAGGAGGGGATGAAGCGCTCTTTGGCTGCCACCTCGGAGGCGAAGCTAATCCTTGCTGTGTTCGATTCCTCCGAGCCCCTCACCCCGGAGGACGAACGTATTCTCTCCCTTCTTAGGGACAAGGAGGCTCTTTTGGTGGTGAACAAGAAAGACCTCCCCCTGGCGCTTGATCTTTCTCGCCTTAAGACCCTCTCTGAGGGGAAGAAGATGGTCCGCACCTCGGCGAAGACCGGTGAGGGGATAGAGGAGTTAAAGCGAGAGATAGCCTCCTTCTTCAGTGAGGGCTTTTCTGGGGATCTCATCCTCGCCGGCTTGAGGGAGCTCGAGATAGTCTCCGATGTGGAGGAGGGGGTAGCTTCTGCCCTTTCGGCAGCGGAGGAGGGGGAGGGAGAGGAGATCGTTCTTGTCGATCTCAAGCAGGCGTTTTCCCGGCTCGGGGAGCTCACCGGGAGGAGCCCGGTGGAGGATGTACTCCATACCATCTTCTCCCGCTTCTGCATCGGGAAGTGAAACGATGACCGCCTTTTCTTCAGAATACGATATCGTGGTAATCGGGGCGGGCCATGCGGGTTGTGAGGCGGCACTCGCCTCTGCTAAGCTTGGTTATGCCACCGCCCTTTTCACCATCAACTTGGAGACAGTCGCCCAGATGTCCTGCAATCCAGCGATAGGGGGACTGGCAAAAGGACAGCTCGTCCGGGAGATAGACGCCCTCGGCGGGGTGATGGGGAAGGTGATCGACGCCACCGGCATCCAGTT
The Acidobacteriota bacterium genome window above contains:
- the mnmE gene encoding tRNA uridine-5-carboxymethylaminomethyl(34) synthesis GTPase MnmE translates to SIAKRVFVPRRGRVEPFRAELGEVVDPESGEVIDIALLTYFKAPRSYTKEDVVEISAHGSPVVLREILSLLIREGARLAQPGEFTYRAFINGRLDLLQAEAVADLISATTKKQAKSALAKLSGELSSRIREVDELMLDLIARAEASLDFSEEEDEFITQKELLEGLRLLARRVRELKEAMSRGRLLKEGIALAIIGRPNVGKSSIFNRLVEKERAIVTEIPGTTRDALAEEAEIEGIPIRFVDTAGIASPRNRLDEEGMKRSLAATSEAKLILAVFDSSEPLTPEDERILSLLRDKEALLVVNKKDLPLALDLSRLKTLSEGKKMVRTSAKTGEGIEELKREIASFFSEGFSGDLILAGLRELEIVSDVEEGVASALSAAEEGEGEEIVLVDLKQAFSRLGELTGRSPVEDVLHTIFSRFCIGK